Proteins from a single region of Desulfosalsimonas propionicica:
- a CDS encoding alpha/beta hydrolase family protein gives MQETLFFEADGLRLHGTLHLPQTPKPPFIIGVHGMLSNGDSPKQQDLARQCNRMGIAYFRFDHRGCGRSDGVFAEVTTFEGRCRDLAAAMAILGRRPDLGRSAGLFGSSLGGAVVLHAARETDFDAVVTLAAPIRFSAIHIPEDYQTDPDLAKIRREQLTYDLTENLANVHHLLVCHGDADPVVPYENALQIHDAAGKPKKLLCLPGGDHPLGQPEHQQTFMENTLEWFGRHLGSKTS, from the coding sequence ATGCAGGAAACCCTGTTTTTTGAGGCAGACGGCCTGCGGCTGCACGGCACCCTGCACCTGCCGCAAACCCCAAAACCCCCTTTTATCATCGGGGTTCACGGCATGCTGTCCAACGGCGACTCCCCCAAACAGCAGGACCTGGCCCGGCAATGCAACCGCATGGGAATTGCCTATTTCCGGTTTGATCACCGGGGATGCGGCAGAAGCGACGGGGTATTTGCGGAAGTGACCACCTTTGAAGGCCGGTGCCGGGATCTGGCAGCCGCCATGGCTATACTGGGCCGGCGCCCGGACCTGGGCCGCTCTGCGGGTCTTTTCGGCAGCAGTCTGGGCGGGGCGGTGGTGCTGCATGCGGCCCGGGAAACAGATTTTGACGCTGTGGTCACCCTGGCCGCACCCATCCGGTTTTCCGCCATTCACATCCCCGAAGATTATCAGACAGATCCGGACCTTGCCAAAATCCGCAGGGAGCAGTTGACCTATGACCTCACAGAAAACCTTGCCAACGTCCACCACCTGCTGGTCTGCCACGGGGATGCCGACCCGGTGGTGCCTTATGAAAACGCCCTGCAAATCCACGATGCCGCCGGCAAACCCAAAAAACTCCTTTGCCTGCCCGGCGGCGATCACCCGTTGGGTCAGCCGGAACACCAGCAGACATTCATGGAAAACACCCTGGAATGGTTCGGCCGTCACCTTGGTTCCAAAACAAGTTGA
- the rlmD gene encoding 23S rRNA (uracil(1939)-C(5))-methyltransferase RlmD, which yields MTVKKKQEIELDVTGIAFGGRGIAKIDGYTVFVDQSVPGDRVLARIVKKKKSYAEARTLQIIEPSADRIEPPCRYAGWCGGCKWQFLQYGRQLEYKRRHVREAVEHIGQISGVPVHPVLPADKIFGYRNKMEFSCSDRRWLLPEELGRTDIPKDFALGLHVPGTFDKILDIDACLLQPEKGNRILNDVRDRIRASGLAPYGLRTHEGFWRFVMLRHSVAEDRWLVNLVTAAEDRGALAAVAGYLMEAHDDIAGVVNNVTAKKAAVAAGEYEVPVSGRAFVQEQLGEFVFEVSANSFFQTNTAQAEKLYDTVRRYAQLSGSESVVDLYTGTGTIPIWLSADAGRITGLEIVESAVADAGKNCEKNQITNCRFVAGDIRQSISQIEHRPDVMIIDPPRAGMHKDVVKSVLDMAPEKMVYVSCNPATLARDLSLMAETYHVAEIQPVDMFPHTFHIEAVARLVRK from the coding sequence ATGACGGTTAAGAAAAAACAGGAAATTGAACTCGACGTCACGGGCATTGCCTTTGGCGGCCGTGGTATTGCCAAAATAGACGGGTATACGGTCTTTGTGGATCAGTCCGTGCCCGGCGACCGGGTTCTGGCCCGGATCGTGAAAAAGAAAAAATCCTATGCAGAAGCCCGCACCCTGCAGATAATCGAGCCGTCGGCTGACAGAATCGAGCCGCCCTGCAGGTATGCCGGGTGGTGCGGGGGGTGCAAATGGCAGTTTCTGCAATACGGGCGCCAGCTGGAATACAAGCGCCGGCATGTCAGAGAAGCCGTGGAGCACATCGGTCAGATCTCCGGGGTGCCGGTACATCCGGTGCTGCCGGCGGACAAGATCTTCGGATACCGCAACAAAATGGAGTTTTCCTGCTCTGACAGGCGGTGGCTGCTGCCCGAGGAGCTTGGCCGAACCGATATCCCGAAGGATTTTGCCCTGGGCCTGCACGTGCCGGGAACATTTGATAAAATTCTGGATATTGACGCCTGCCTGCTGCAGCCGGAAAAAGGAAACCGCATCTTAAATGATGTGCGCGACCGAATCCGGGCCTCAGGGCTGGCCCCTTACGGTCTGCGAACTCACGAAGGGTTCTGGCGGTTTGTGATGCTGCGCCATTCCGTGGCCGAAGACCGCTGGCTGGTCAACCTGGTCACGGCAGCCGAGGACCGCGGGGCGCTGGCGGCTGTTGCCGGCTATCTCATGGAGGCCCACGATGATATCGCCGGGGTGGTCAACAACGTGACGGCCAAAAAAGCGGCTGTAGCCGCAGGCGAATATGAAGTGCCCGTTTCCGGCCGGGCCTTTGTCCAGGAGCAGCTCGGTGAATTTGTCTTTGAAGTTTCGGCCAATTCCTTTTTTCAGACCAACACCGCACAGGCGGAAAAACTCTATGATACCGTGCGCAGATATGCACAGTTAAGCGGATCTGAGTCTGTGGTGGATCTTTATACCGGAACCGGTACAATTCCGATCTGGCTCTCAGCCGATGCGGGCCGGATCACCGGCCTGGAAATCGTGGAATCGGCCGTGGCTGATGCCGGAAAAAACTGCGAAAAAAATCAGATCACCAATTGCAGATTCGTGGCCGGCGACATCCGGCAGTCCATATCACAGATAGAACACAGGCCGGATGTGATGATTATTGATCCGCCCAGGGCGGGCATGCACAAGGACGTGGTAAAATCCGTACTGGACATGGCCCCGGAAAAAATGGTCTATGTCTCCTGCAATCCGGCCACCCTGGCCCGGGATCTGTCGTTGATGGCTGAAACCTATCACGTGGCTGAAATTCAGCCTGTGGACATGTTTCCCCACACGTTTCATATCGAGGCCGTGGCCCGGCTGGTGCGCAAATA